One stretch of Jiangella gansuensis DSM 44835 DNA includes these proteins:
- a CDS encoding ABC transporter permease, which yields MSSLTRTDTGRRARTPSRPSPLRIALARTRLEIAMYFRERDSVIFSFLFPIIMLGIFAVVFSEQVGPDGGEVDFAQYFLPGMVASGIALVSFQTMAMSLAIEREDGTLKRLRGTPMPPVAYFLGKVGKILVVGIAQIALLLAVAALAFGADLPTEPDRWLTFAWCYVLGTAAGTVLGIAFSSVPRSAKSASAVVVGPLLILQFISGVFFVFSDLPSWLQNIASVFPLKWLAQGMRSVFLSDDFETMEVSGSWQHGQTALILSVWLIVGLIVCVRTFRWRRRDDG from the coding sequence ATGAGCAGTCTCACCCGCACCGACACCGGCCGCCGCGCCCGGACGCCGTCGCGACCCAGCCCGCTGCGCATCGCGCTGGCCCGGACCCGGCTCGAGATCGCCATGTACTTCCGGGAGCGCGATTCCGTCATCTTCTCGTTCCTCTTCCCGATCATCATGCTCGGCATCTTCGCCGTGGTCTTCAGCGAGCAGGTCGGGCCGGACGGCGGCGAGGTCGACTTCGCCCAGTACTTCCTGCCCGGCATGGTCGCCTCCGGCATCGCGCTGGTGAGCTTCCAGACGATGGCCATGAGCCTGGCGATCGAACGCGAGGACGGCACGCTCAAACGGCTGCGCGGCACCCCGATGCCGCCGGTGGCGTACTTCCTCGGCAAGGTCGGCAAGATCCTCGTCGTCGGTATCGCGCAGATCGCGCTGCTGCTGGCCGTCGCGGCGTTGGCGTTCGGCGCCGACCTGCCCACCGAGCCGGATCGCTGGCTGACGTTCGCCTGGTGCTACGTTCTCGGCACCGCCGCGGGGACGGTCCTCGGGATCGCGTTCTCCTCGGTGCCGAGGTCCGCGAAGAGCGCGTCCGCCGTCGTCGTCGGGCCGCTGCTCATCCTGCAGTTCATCTCCGGCGTCTTCTTCGTCTTCTCCGACCTGCCAAGCTGGTTGCAGAACATCGCGTCGGTGTTCCCGCTGAAGTGGCTGGCACAGGGCATGCGCTCGGTGTTCCTGTCCGACGACTTCGAGACCATGGAGGTGTCCGGATCATGGCAGCACGGCCAGACGGCACTCATCCTGTCGGTGTGGCTGATCGTGGGTCTGATCGTGTGTGTGCGGACGTTCCGGTGGCGCCGTCGGGACGACGGCTGA
- a CDS encoding sensor histidine kinase — protein MAPSGRRLTTPERAPSDPAVTTAAPSSLADLDSFWQRTTVGFHTVYLGLLGLLVVMIGSSDNLSSRERLVGLLVVAAMAVVYLLFGRRLLETEQRDWRTPIQLGVSWAGLYVLISAEIFEAYFLLFGLIPHIWIFLSTRMAVAATFVSMAGLALVEVAQDGWTLSAARDVAPQIGMHIGLSLLMGLFITNVFIQAERRAALIDELERTRSELAQLEHSRGVLAERERLSHEIHDTLAQGFTSILTLAQAVEVTLDRDPAAARERLALLERTARDNLAEARALVSSLAPVGLQDATLAEAVERVATRFADETGLDVTVEIDGEVRTLEPNVEVVLLRATQEALTNIRKHAGARRVTVALRFQPGPRGSATIAVVDDGRGFEPVHAAADGYGLRGMRARVEQVGGRLEVISAPGAGSTVRATVS, from the coding sequence GTGGCGCCGTCGGGACGACGGCTGACGACACCGGAGCGGGCACCGTCCGACCCGGCCGTCACCACGGCCGCGCCGAGCAGCCTGGCCGATCTCGACTCCTTCTGGCAGCGCACCACCGTCGGTTTCCACACCGTGTACCTGGGGCTGCTCGGGCTGCTGGTGGTGATGATCGGCAGCTCGGACAACCTGTCCAGCCGCGAGCGGCTGGTCGGACTGCTGGTGGTGGCCGCCATGGCGGTCGTCTACCTGCTGTTCGGGCGCCGGCTCCTGGAGACCGAGCAACGCGACTGGCGCACCCCGATCCAGCTGGGCGTCAGCTGGGCCGGGTTGTACGTCCTCATCAGCGCCGAGATCTTCGAGGCGTACTTCCTGCTGTTCGGCCTGATCCCGCACATCTGGATCTTCCTCTCGACCCGCATGGCCGTGGCCGCGACGTTCGTGTCCATGGCAGGCCTGGCGCTGGTCGAGGTTGCCCAGGACGGCTGGACCCTGAGCGCGGCACGCGACGTCGCCCCGCAGATCGGCATGCACATCGGCCTCTCACTGCTGATGGGCTTGTTCATCACGAATGTGTTCATCCAGGCCGAGCGGCGCGCCGCGCTCATTGACGAGCTGGAGCGCACGCGCAGCGAACTGGCGCAGCTGGAACACTCGCGCGGAGTGCTGGCCGAACGGGAACGGCTCTCCCACGAGATCCACGACACCCTCGCCCAGGGCTTCACCAGCATCCTGACTCTGGCCCAAGCCGTCGAGGTCACGCTCGACCGCGACCCGGCCGCCGCGCGCGAACGGCTCGCACTGTTGGAGCGCACCGCCCGCGACAACCTCGCCGAGGCCAGGGCTTTGGTCAGCTCGCTCGCGCCGGTGGGGCTGCAGGACGCGACGCTGGCCGAGGCGGTCGAACGGGTCGCCACTCGCTTCGCCGACGAGACCGGGCTGGACGTCACCGTCGAGATCGACGGTGAGGTACGGACGCTGGAACCGAACGTCGAGGTGGTCCTGCTGCGGGCAACCCAGGAAGCCCTGACCAACATCCGCAAGCACGCAGGTGCCCGCCGGGTCACCGTGGCGCTGCGGTTCCAGCCCGGACCGCGCGGCAGCGCCACCATCGCCGTCGTCGACGACGGACGCGGTTTCGAGCCGGTACACGCGGCCGCCGACGGGTACGGGTTGCGCGGAATGCGGGCCCGGGTCGAGCAGGTCGGCGGCCGGCTGGAGGTCATCAGCGCCCCCGGTGCCGGCAGCACGGTCCGCGCCACCGTCTCCTGA
- a CDS encoding helix-turn-helix transcriptional regulator, whose product MAIHVARTASLVGRERQLADLRQAYAQACTGEPVTVLIGGEAGIGKTRLTEEFTAEAGRLGARIVVGQSVALDGDGPAFAPFVGAVRGLHGQVGTEALLELAGPGGERLASLVPELGDPPADGPEGRGRLYEVVTSLLERSAAEQPLVVLLEDLQWADRASRDLLRFVARGVRDTKLLILVTYRTDELHRGHPLRALLAELDRMRQVHRIELPRLGHDEVVAQLRGLLGRPLERGYVERIFQRSEGIPFFVEELAWVDDDTGQAELPGSLRDLLLVRIEPLSEDTQRLLRLMSAAGNRVDHSVLEKVADERSGPLEAALREAVSSGVIVVDGDGYAFRHALLREALHDDMLPGEHARMHARYAEALETHPELMPNGPTAAEVAHHWYSAHDVERAFAWSLTAADELVRGYAHATAQQLLERALELWDQVADPETVAGSTRLDVVVRAATEAYSAGEFDRALSLVKEALRLVDREADPGRAGWLLARKGNVLNRLGRPGAIEALREARELIPADPPSAERAEALDWLATTLMLDWSFAECLEVADEAERVAEAIGMARIVASARITRGTAWVHLGDSEAALAEMHRAAATATAGPDHLHRYYVNLSDAYMLLGRYGEAVDVATEGYQHAREQGRKRTSGVVLAGNAAEPMLALGHWDRADRMIERGLEMVPPANHERHMLGLQAWLALWRGDVEAAAAAVERLRAGMTRRTVLPQDSRLVARLHADVALAAGRPEEAWSVVTDAVGDDVRAAVPGYDLPLAFAGAQALGERLRAAADPADLAVDVAWLRDLARHTAAGWPLQLWSVLIEAELSGRAGDDPAAWQQALDALQQAEGPVYLVPYAGYRLGRALIAAGDRDAAGDALREAAGRADQLGAGLLRGWIDDLSRRAHVPLVTGVPAGRGPASAGLTLREYEVLKLVADGRSNREIGEELFISAKTASVHVSNILAKLGVSGRGEAAAVAHRDGLLDTAAS is encoded by the coding sequence GTGGCCATTCACGTTGCTCGCACCGCCAGCCTGGTGGGCAGGGAACGGCAGCTCGCCGACCTGCGCCAGGCGTACGCGCAGGCGTGCACGGGGGAGCCGGTCACGGTACTGATCGGTGGCGAGGCGGGTATCGGCAAGACCCGTCTCACCGAGGAGTTCACCGCCGAGGCCGGCCGGCTGGGCGCGCGTATCGTCGTCGGCCAGTCGGTGGCGCTCGACGGCGACGGCCCGGCGTTCGCGCCGTTCGTGGGCGCGGTGCGCGGGCTGCACGGTCAGGTCGGTACTGAGGCTCTGCTCGAACTGGCCGGGCCCGGCGGTGAGCGGCTGGCCAGTCTGGTGCCGGAGCTCGGTGACCCACCGGCCGACGGGCCCGAGGGCCGGGGCCGGCTGTACGAGGTCGTCACGTCGCTGCTGGAGCGGTCGGCCGCCGAGCAGCCGCTGGTGGTGCTGCTCGAGGACCTGCAGTGGGCAGATCGCGCCAGTCGCGACCTGCTGCGGTTCGTGGCCCGCGGGGTGCGCGACACCAAGCTGCTCATCCTGGTCACCTATCGCACCGACGAGCTGCACCGGGGCCATCCGCTGCGGGCGTTGCTGGCCGAGCTGGACCGGATGCGCCAGGTGCACCGCATCGAGCTGCCCCGGCTCGGCCACGACGAGGTGGTGGCTCAGCTGCGCGGGTTGCTCGGCCGGCCGCTGGAGCGCGGTTACGTCGAGCGCATCTTCCAGCGCAGTGAGGGCATCCCGTTCTTCGTCGAGGAACTGGCCTGGGTCGACGACGACACGGGCCAGGCGGAGTTGCCCGGTTCGTTGCGCGACCTGTTGCTGGTGCGCATCGAACCGTTGTCCGAGGACACACAGCGGCTGCTGCGGCTGATGTCGGCTGCCGGCAACCGGGTCGACCACTCGGTGCTGGAGAAGGTGGCCGACGAGCGCAGCGGCCCGTTGGAGGCTGCGTTGCGTGAGGCGGTGTCGTCCGGAGTCATCGTGGTCGACGGCGACGGCTACGCCTTCCGGCACGCACTGCTGCGCGAGGCCCTGCACGACGACATGCTGCCCGGCGAGCACGCCCGCATGCACGCGCGGTACGCCGAGGCGCTGGAGACGCACCCCGAGCTGATGCCGAACGGGCCCACAGCGGCGGAGGTCGCGCACCACTGGTACTCCGCGCACGATGTCGAGCGCGCTTTCGCCTGGTCTCTCACCGCCGCGGACGAACTGGTGCGCGGGTATGCGCATGCCACCGCACAGCAGCTGCTCGAGCGGGCATTGGAGCTGTGGGATCAGGTGGCCGACCCGGAGACCGTCGCCGGTTCCACCCGGCTCGACGTCGTGGTGCGGGCCGCCACCGAGGCGTACTCGGCGGGCGAGTTCGACCGGGCTCTGTCGCTGGTCAAGGAGGCGCTGCGGCTGGTCGACCGCGAGGCCGACCCGGGACGGGCCGGCTGGTTGCTCGCACGCAAGGGCAACGTCCTGAACCGGTTGGGCCGGCCCGGTGCCATCGAGGCGCTGCGCGAGGCCCGCGAGCTCATCCCGGCCGACCCGCCGTCCGCCGAGCGGGCGGAGGCGCTGGACTGGCTGGCCACCACCCTCATGCTCGACTGGAGCTTCGCGGAATGCCTGGAGGTCGCCGACGAGGCCGAACGAGTGGCCGAGGCGATCGGCATGGCCCGCATCGTCGCCTCCGCCCGCATCACGCGAGGCACCGCGTGGGTGCACCTGGGCGATTCCGAGGCGGCGCTGGCCGAGATGCACCGGGCCGCCGCCACTGCCACCGCCGGGCCCGATCACCTGCATCGGTACTACGTGAACCTGTCCGATGCCTACATGCTGCTCGGCCGGTACGGCGAGGCGGTCGACGTCGCCACCGAGGGCTACCAGCACGCCCGCGAGCAGGGGCGCAAACGCACCTCCGGTGTGGTGCTCGCCGGGAACGCCGCGGAGCCCATGCTGGCGCTGGGTCACTGGGACCGCGCCGACCGGATGATCGAGCGCGGCCTGGAGATGGTCCCGCCGGCCAACCACGAGCGGCACATGCTCGGACTGCAGGCCTGGCTGGCGCTGTGGCGCGGCGACGTCGAGGCTGCCGCGGCGGCGGTCGAACGGCTGCGCGCCGGCATGACCCGGCGGACGGTGCTGCCACAGGACAGCCGGCTGGTCGCGCGGCTGCACGCCGATGTCGCGCTGGCCGCCGGCCGGCCGGAGGAAGCGTGGTCGGTGGTCACCGACGCTGTCGGCGACGACGTCCGGGCCGCCGTGCCCGGCTACGACCTGCCGCTGGCGTTCGCAGGAGCGCAGGCCCTGGGCGAGCGGCTGCGCGCCGCCGCCGACCCAGCCGACCTCGCTGTCGACGTCGCCTGGCTGCGTGACCTGGCCCGGCACACGGCCGCCGGCTGGCCGCTGCAGCTGTGGTCGGTACTGATCGAGGCCGAGCTGTCCGGCCGAGCCGGCGACGACCCTGCCGCCTGGCAGCAGGCCCTGGACGCACTACAGCAGGCCGAAGGCCCGGTCTACCTGGTGCCGTACGCGGGGTACCGGCTCGGGCGGGCGCTGATCGCGGCTGGCGATCGCGATGCCGCCGGCGACGCGTTGCGCGAGGCCGCCGGGCGGGCGGACCAGCTCGGGGCCGGGCTGCTGCGCGGCTGGATCGACGACCTGTCCCGCCGGGCGCACGTGCCGCTGGTCACCGGGGTGCCCGCCGGCCGTGGTCCGGCCAGCGCCGGGCTGACCCTGCGCGAATACGAGGTGCTGAAGCTGGTGGCGGACGGGCGGAGCAACCGTGAGATCGGTGAGGAGCTGTTCATCAGCGCCAAGACCGCCAGCGTGCACGTGTCGAACATCCTGGCCAAGCTGGGGGTTTCCGGCCGCGGCGAAGCTGCCGCCGTCGCTCACCGCGACGGTCTGCTCGACACCGCCGCGTCCTGA
- a CDS encoding ABC transporter ATP-binding protein: MTEPTDTAIRVRGLRKSYAGVAAVDGLDLDVHSGEVFALLGPNGAGKTTTVEILEGYRTRDSGDVSVLGADPQRPGPGWRERIGIVLQSSTGHDEITVGELVHHFAGYYPDARDPDEVIAAVGLDEKHTTRSRHLSGGQRRRLDVALGILGNPDLLFLDEPTTGFDPEARREFWELITSLADGGTTIILTTHYLDEAEHLADRVGVITGGRIVALDTPARLGGRDQDEAIVGWTEDDVPRTARTRQPTALVAELSARLGGEVPSLTVSRPTLEDVYLRLIGNPATASARASQPAGSLAGRTTHAQERVPS; encoded by the coding sequence ATGACCGAACCGACCGACACCGCCATCCGGGTCCGCGGGCTGCGTAAGTCCTATGCCGGCGTGGCCGCCGTCGACGGGCTGGACCTCGACGTCCACTCCGGCGAGGTGTTCGCGCTGCTCGGCCCGAACGGCGCCGGCAAGACGACCACCGTCGAGATCCTCGAGGGGTACCGGACCCGCGACAGCGGCGACGTGAGCGTCCTCGGAGCGGACCCGCAACGGCCCGGCCCCGGCTGGCGGGAGCGCATCGGCATCGTGCTGCAGAGCTCCACCGGCCACGACGAGATCACGGTCGGCGAACTGGTGCACCACTTCGCCGGCTACTACCCCGATGCCCGCGACCCCGACGAGGTCATCGCGGCCGTCGGCCTGGACGAGAAGCACACCACCCGGTCCCGGCACCTGTCCGGCGGTCAGCGCCGCCGGCTCGACGTCGCCCTGGGCATCCTCGGCAACCCCGACCTGCTGTTCCTCGACGAACCCACCACCGGGTTCGATCCCGAGGCCCGCCGGGAGTTCTGGGAGCTCATCACCTCCCTGGCCGACGGCGGCACGACGATCATCCTGACCACGCACTACCTCGACGAGGCCGAACACCTGGCCGACCGCGTCGGCGTCATCACCGGCGGGCGCATCGTCGCCCTGGACACCCCGGCCCGGCTGGGCGGGCGCGACCAGGACGAGGCCATCGTCGGCTGGACCGAGGACGACGTGCCACGCACCGCCCGCACCAGGCAGCCGACCGCGCTGGTGGCCGAGCTTTCCGCCCGGCTCGGTGGCGAGGTGCCGTCGCTCACCGTGAGCCGGCCGACGCTGGAAGACGTCTACCTGAGGCTCATCGGGAACCCGGCGACGGCGTCGGCGCGCGCTTCGCAGCCTGCCGGTTCCCTGGCCGGCCGTACCACCCACGCACAGGAGCGAGTGCCGTCATGA
- a CDS encoding dihydrodipicolinate synthase family protein — protein MSHTVHGLVPILATPFGPDGSLDRPGLRRLVDFQLSSGVDGVAVFGMASEGFALTAAERRLILGDVVAVVAASVPVVAGVNGTSTATALEQAAEAADGGARALMVLPPFMVKPSPDQLVEFYGQLGEFAHGAGVEVMVQDAPGATGIAMSPSLIVELSKLDGVTSVKVESPPTVPKVGAVVDAVGDEGDFAVLGGQNAQFVLDEYARGSIGTMPACEFPDLLAPVLESWNAGRRGEARAAFSRLLPLIVHGLQQGIAWAVHKEILVHRGIIDHATVRLPAKPLDAGGRALLDDVLDDLGLAPGDRRTAR, from the coding sequence ATGAGCCACACCGTCCATGGCCTCGTGCCCATCCTCGCCACGCCGTTCGGCCCCGACGGGTCGCTGGACCGCCCCGGCCTGCGCCGGCTGGTGGACTTCCAGCTGTCCAGCGGCGTCGACGGCGTGGCCGTGTTCGGCATGGCCAGCGAGGGGTTCGCGCTGACCGCCGCGGAGCGCCGGCTGATCCTGGGCGACGTCGTCGCCGTGGTCGCGGCGAGTGTCCCCGTCGTGGCGGGAGTGAACGGCACCTCCACGGCCACCGCGCTGGAACAGGCCGCCGAAGCTGCCGACGGTGGTGCCCGGGCACTCATGGTGCTGCCGCCGTTCATGGTCAAACCGAGCCCGGACCAGCTGGTGGAGTTCTACGGACAGCTCGGCGAGTTCGCGCACGGCGCCGGCGTCGAGGTGATGGTGCAGGACGCGCCCGGCGCCACCGGCATCGCGATGTCGCCGTCGCTCATCGTCGAGCTGAGCAAGCTGGACGGTGTCACGTCGGTCAAGGTGGAGTCGCCGCCGACAGTGCCCAAGGTCGGCGCGGTCGTGGACGCCGTCGGCGATGAGGGCGACTTCGCGGTGCTCGGCGGGCAGAACGCGCAGTTCGTGCTCGACGAGTACGCGCGCGGCTCCATCGGCACCATGCCGGCCTGCGAGTTCCCCGACCTGCTGGCGCCGGTCCTGGAGTCCTGGAATGCCGGCCGGCGGGGGGAGGCTCGGGCGGCATTCAGCCGGCTGTTGCCGCTGATCGTGCACGGCTTGCAGCAGGGGATCGCCTGGGCGGTGCACAAGGAGATCCTGGTGCACCGCGGCATCATCGACCACGCGACGGTGCGGCTGCCGGCCAAGCCGCTGGACGCCGGTGGCCGGGCGCTGCTCGACGACGTCCTGGACGATCTGGGTCTCGCGCCGGGTGACCGGCGGACCGCGAGGTGA
- a CDS encoding ROK family glucokinase: MSPTRTRVSRLALRPTIGIDIGGTKVAAGVVDVEGNIIDRTRRETPSKSKSAREVEDTIADIVAELGSRHHVLAVGIGAAGFVDGTQSSVLFAPHLAWRNEPLRDAVQRRIRLPVVVDNDANAALWAECRFGAAQGESHVVCVNLGTGIGGAVVLDGVLHRGRFGVAGEFGHMVVVPGGHRCECGNRGCWEQYASGNVLVREARELVVNGSPVAYRIAEACQGDPLRITGPMISALAAQGDPAALELLEDIGQWLGVGLANLAAAFDPGLFVIGGGVSDVGDLLLQPARTSFRRTLTGRGFRPEAQVVRAALGNEAGLIGAADLARRERSRRRDRAKLVTTRLLLPRRRVELDHPAPARRNTRRATAVVKGTGTAIEPVQSRRGNGTWRRTVT; encoded by the coding sequence ATGTCTCCAACGCGCACACGGGTCTCCCGGCTGGCGTTGCGGCCCACCATCGGCATCGACATCGGCGGCACAAAAGTCGCCGCCGGGGTCGTCGACGTCGAGGGGAACATCATCGACCGCACCCGGCGGGAGACACCCAGCAAGAGCAAGAGCGCCCGCGAGGTCGAGGACACCATCGCCGACATCGTGGCCGAACTGGGCTCGCGCCACCACGTGCTGGCGGTGGGCATCGGCGCCGCCGGCTTCGTCGACGGCACCCAGTCCTCTGTGCTCTTCGCTCCGCACCTGGCCTGGCGCAACGAGCCATTGCGCGACGCCGTCCAGCGGCGCATCCGCCTCCCCGTCGTCGTCGACAACGACGCCAACGCCGCGCTCTGGGCGGAGTGCCGGTTCGGCGCCGCTCAGGGCGAGTCGCACGTCGTGTGCGTGAACCTCGGCACCGGCATCGGCGGCGCCGTGGTGCTCGACGGCGTGCTGCACCGCGGCCGGTTCGGGGTGGCCGGCGAGTTCGGCCACATGGTCGTCGTGCCCGGCGGGCACCGCTGCGAGTGCGGCAACCGCGGCTGCTGGGAGCAGTACGCCAGCGGCAACGTGCTGGTCCGCGAGGCACGCGAGCTGGTGGTCAACGGTTCGCCGGTGGCCTACCGCATCGCGGAGGCCTGCCAGGGCGACCCGCTGCGCATCACCGGCCCGATGATCAGCGCCCTGGCCGCGCAGGGCGACCCGGCGGCGCTGGAGCTGCTGGAGGACATCGGGCAGTGGCTCGGGGTCGGGCTGGCCAACCTGGCCGCCGCGTTCGACCCCGGACTGTTCGTCATCGGCGGCGGTGTATCCGACGTCGGCGACCTGCTGTTGCAGCCGGCGCGCACGTCGTTCCGGCGGACCCTCACCGGCCGCGGCTTCCGGCCGGAGGCCCAGGTCGTGCGGGCCGCCCTGGGCAACGAGGCCGGCCTGATAGGCGCCGCCGACCTCGCCCGCCGGGAACGCTCCCGCCGTCGCGACCGGGCCAAGCTCGTCACCACCCGGCTGCTGCTGCCGCGCCGCCGCGTCGAGCTCGACCACCCCGCCCCCGCGCGGCGCAACACCCGCCGCGCCACGGCCGTCGTGAAGGGCACTGGCACCGCCATCGAGCCGGTGCAGTCGCGGCGCGGCAACGGAACCTGGCGGCGCACGGTCACCTGA
- a CDS encoding NAD-dependent epimerase/dehydratase family protein: MTTVLVTGATGKVAQLLRPALDDLSVRAVDIKHVTGWDGAQTAVGDLADPAFTAAAVEGVDDVVHLAADPRPAAPWRDLRGPNADAVVNLLEASAEAGVRRVVLASSVHAMGGYVRHGGPMVDPSWPARPCCPYGASKAFAEAYGATIADGGGPAVICLRLGGCQPEPTDLGTTLGWLAPGDLQQLVSAALATDVRYGTYFGVSANTRGIFDYTNATDELGYRPRFDAEAYAPGLPEGDGGLCRLAAASAGRSV; this comes from the coding sequence ATGACCACCGTGCTCGTGACCGGCGCGACCGGCAAGGTCGCCCAGTTGCTCCGGCCCGCCCTGGACGACCTGTCCGTGCGCGCCGTCGACATCAAGCACGTGACAGGCTGGGACGGCGCCCAGACCGCGGTCGGTGACCTGGCCGACCCGGCGTTCACCGCCGCAGCCGTCGAGGGCGTCGACGACGTCGTCCACCTGGCTGCCGATCCTCGCCCCGCCGCACCGTGGCGCGACCTGCGCGGACCCAACGCGGACGCGGTGGTGAACCTGCTCGAGGCATCCGCCGAGGCGGGCGTCCGCCGCGTGGTGCTGGCCAGTTCGGTGCACGCGATGGGCGGATACGTCCGCCACGGCGGCCCGATGGTCGACCCGTCCTGGCCAGCCCGGCCCTGCTGTCCCTACGGTGCGAGCAAGGCGTTCGCCGAGGCCTACGGCGCCACGATCGCCGACGGCGGCGGGCCTGCGGTGATCTGCCTGCGCCTCGGCGGCTGCCAGCCGGAACCGACCGACCTCGGGACGACGCTGGGGTGGCTGGCCCCCGGCGACCTCCAGCAGCTGGTGAGCGCCGCGCTGGCCACCGACGTGCGGTACGGCACCTACTTCGGGGTGTCCGCCAACACCCGCGGCATCTTCGACTACACGAACGCCACCGATGAACTGGGCTACCGGCCCCGGTTCGACGCCGAGGCCTATGCCCCCGGCCTTCCCGAGGGCGACGGCGGGCTGTGCCGGCTCGCGGCAGCCTCAGCCGGCCGGTCGGTCTGA
- a CDS encoding mandelate racemase/muconate lactonizing enzyme family protein, with the protein MLIRDVETFVLKLSADEAYLGALRDGAAIGPEYTVREPWRSLYSARFETLLVKVTAEDGTSGWGEALAPVAPEVPAAIVDRLLRPVLRGMDARRPRPAWSALRDLMRERGHLVGHQADALAAVDIALWDLAGRLAGRPVSELLGGAFRGRVPVYVSGLPRTTDDERAALAAEWAGRGATAVKLHLGHGVEADLATVDAIRAAAPELRIALDAHWVYDVSAALRLADGLAARGGWFLEAPLAPEDVAGHAELVRHARLPVAVGEALRNRYEFGHWLDARALLLAQPDVARTGITEAMVVAELAAARHVPVAPHHSTGLAVALAAGLQVSAAVENLAAFEYQPTSVDVGQRILQQPLAVHPGAVELPAGPGLGVDVDEEAVRKLAEESGTV; encoded by the coding sequence ATGCTGATTCGTGATGTCGAGACCTTCGTCCTCAAGCTCTCCGCCGACGAGGCGTATCTCGGCGCGCTGCGCGACGGTGCCGCGATCGGGCCGGAGTACACCGTGCGCGAGCCCTGGCGCAGCCTCTACTCGGCCCGCTTCGAGACGCTGCTCGTCAAGGTCACGGCCGAGGACGGCACCAGTGGCTGGGGCGAGGCGCTGGCGCCGGTTGCGCCGGAGGTGCCGGCCGCCATCGTCGACCGGTTGCTCCGGCCGGTGCTGCGGGGCATGGATGCCCGCCGGCCGCGGCCGGCGTGGTCGGCACTGCGTGACCTCATGCGCGAGCGCGGGCACCTGGTCGGGCACCAGGCCGACGCGCTGGCCGCCGTCGACATCGCACTGTGGGACCTCGCCGGTCGGCTCGCCGGTCGCCCGGTCTCCGAGCTGCTGGGCGGAGCATTCCGCGGCCGGGTCCCCGTCTACGTCTCCGGCCTGCCGCGCACCACCGACGACGAGCGCGCGGCGTTGGCCGCGGAGTGGGCCGGGCGCGGCGCCACCGCGGTCAAGCTGCACCTCGGTCACGGGGTCGAGGCCGATCTGGCCACGGTCGACGCCATCCGGGCCGCCGCGCCGGAGCTGCGGATCGCTCTCGACGCGCACTGGGTGTACGACGTGTCCGCGGCGCTGCGACTGGCCGACGGGCTGGCCGCACGGGGCGGCTGGTTCCTCGAAGCGCCGCTGGCCCCGGAGGACGTCGCCGGCCACGCCGAGCTGGTCCGCCACGCCCGGCTGCCGGTGGCCGTGGGCGAGGCGTTGCGCAACCGGTACGAGTTCGGCCACTGGCTGGACGCGAGGGCGCTGCTGTTGGCCCAGCCCGACGTCGCCCGCACCGGGATCACCGAGGCGATGGTCGTCGCCGAACTCGCGGCCGCCCGGCACGTCCCGGTCGCGCCGCACCACTCCACCGGACTGGCAGTCGCGTTGGCCGCGGGCCTGCAGGTCAGTGCCGCCGTGGAGAACCTGGCGGCGTTCGAGTACCAGCCCACGTCCGTGGATGTCGGTCAGCGCATTCTCCAGCAGCCGCTGGCGGTGCACCCCGGTGCCGTAGAGCTTCCCGCCGGGCCGGGGCTCGGGGTCGACGTCGACGAGGAAGCCGTCCGCAAGCTCGCCGAGGAGTCAGGAACCGTATGA
- a CDS encoding response regulator codes for MTTLRLLLVDDHPVVRTGLAGMLGAEPDFEVVGEAGDGDEAVTLARQLRPDVILMDLRMPRLDGAEATARIIAEQPGARILVLTTYDTDSDIVRAVEAGATGYLLKDTPRVQLAEAVRSAHRGETVLAAPVAARLVRRLRTPAAPQLTPREREVLAAVATGLSNAEIGRRLHIGEATVKTHLLRVFAKLGVDDRTAAVTTAYRMGILDPPGGPS; via the coding sequence GTGACGACGCTGCGGCTGCTGCTGGTCGACGACCACCCGGTCGTGCGGACCGGGCTGGCCGGCATGCTCGGCGCCGAACCGGACTTCGAGGTCGTGGGCGAGGCCGGCGACGGCGACGAGGCGGTCACGCTGGCCCGGCAGTTGCGCCCCGACGTCATCCTCATGGACCTGCGGATGCCGAGGCTCGACGGCGCCGAGGCGACCGCGCGGATCATCGCCGAGCAGCCCGGCGCCCGCATCCTCGTGCTCACCACCTACGACACCGATTCCGACATCGTCCGCGCGGTCGAGGCCGGCGCCACCGGCTACCTGCTCAAGGACACCCCGCGGGTGCAACTGGCCGAGGCGGTCCGGTCCGCCCATCGGGGTGAGACGGTGCTGGCAGCGCCGGTCGCGGCCCGCCTGGTACGGCGCCTGCGCACCCCGGCCGCGCCGCAGCTGACCCCGCGGGAGCGGGAGGTGCTCGCGGCGGTCGCCACCGGGCTGTCCAACGCGGAGATCGGGCGGCGGCTGCACATCGGCGAGGCGACGGTCAAGACGCACCTGCTGCGAGTGTTCGCCAAACTCGGTGTCGACGACCGCACCGCGGCCGTCACGACGGCCTACCGCATGGGCATCCTCGACCCGCCGGGCGGCCCGAGCTGA